TGAGCGACCGGATCATCCAGTGGAGGCGCGCTCTCCACGCCACCCCGGAAATAGGCTTCAACACCCCCGTTACTGAGAAATTCATCGTCGACGAACTCGAAAAAATGGGCGTGGACGAGATCCGCCACGGAAACGGCATGCGGGGAATCGTCGCGCTCATCAAGGGGAATAAGCCGGGAAAAGTGCTGGGAATCCGGGCGGACTACGATGCCCTCAACATGACTGAGGACACGGGGCTCCCCTTCGCCGCCACCAACGGCAACATGCACGCCTGCGGCCATGACGCCCACGCCGCCATGCTCCTGGGCACGGCAAAAATTCTCACGGAGTGCCGGGACGAACTCCAGGGAACGGTGAAGCTCATCTTCCAGCCCTCGGAGGAGGACGGAAGGGGAGCCCCGGCCATGATCGAGGACGGGCTGTTCGAGAACCCCGCCATGGACGGCATCATCGGTCTCCACATCGGAAGCCTCTGGAAGGGGTTCAAGGCCGGCGAGGCGGGATACCGCTTCGGCGCCCTCATGGCCGCCTCCGACTGGTTCACCGTCACCTTTGAAGGAAAGGGCGGACATGGAGCCACCCCCCATCTTACCGTGGACCCTGTCGCCATGGCCTGCCAGGCGGTCAACCTGCTCCAGCTCGTGGTCAGCAGGGAGACGAGCCCCCTGGATTCCGCCGTCATCACCGTGGGCACCATCCAGGGCGGCACCATGCCCAACATCATCGCCCCGAGCTGCACCATCAGGGGAACCATCCGCTCCCTCTCGCCCGAGACGAGGAAGAACCTGGAGAACAGGCTGAAGACCATCTGCACCGACGTGGCGGAGGCCCTCCGGGGCAAGGCGTCCATCACCTATACCTACGGCCCTCCCCCCCTCATCAACGACCGCGGGATGACGGAAAAGATGAAGGCCGCCATGGAGGACATCCTCGGCGCCGACATGGTCCACGAAGTGGCGGAACCCACCATGGGGGGAGAGGACATGGCCTTCTTCCAGGAGAAGGTGCCGGGCTCCTTCTTCTTCCTGCCGGCAACCTTCGGCGATGAGCGGGACTACCCTCACCATCACCCCAAGTTCGACCTGAACGAGAGCGTCTTCTGGATCGGCCCGGCAGTCATGGCGAAATACGCCCTCACCTGGCAGTAAGCCATGGCCCTGCACAGGGAAACCCCTCTTCTGGAATCCGTCCCCCTGGGCGCCGTCTCGGGGCGGAGGGTGTTCCTGAAAATGGAGAACATGCAGCCCGCAGGATCCTTCAAGCTGCGTGGGATCGGGCGGGTCTGCGAGGAAGCCGTAAAGTCGGGGGCGGTCCGGTTCATCTCCCCCTCGGGAGGCAACGCCGGCTACGCGGCCGCATGGGCCGGAAGGGAACTCGGCGTCTGCACCACCGTCATCGTCCCGGTGACCACGTCCGAAGAGGCGAAAAACGCCATCGCCGCCCTCGGGGCGGAGGTCATCGTCTCCGGAGAGAGCTGGAAGGAATCCAACGAACTGGCCCTGGCCATGGCCGGGGAGGATCCGAAATCAAAATACATCCACGCCTTCGACGACCCCGTCATGTGGGGCGGCCACGGGACTCTCGTGGACGAAGCGGCGAAGCAGGGTCCGAAGCCCGATGCCGTCGTTCTCTCCGTGGGAGGGGGCGGCCTGCTCTGCGGCGTGGCTGCGGGAATGGACCGGAACGGCTGGGGGAAAGTGCCCGTGCTCGCCTGCGAGACGGAAGGGGCAGCCTCCTTCGCCGCCGCTGTCGCGGCAGGTGAAATAGTCGAGCTGGAGAGCATAACATCCGTGGCCACTTCGCTGGGTGCCCGGGCAGTGGCCCCGGCGGCCCTCGAACTGACCCGGAATCACAGGATCACGCCCTACGTCGTCCCCGACGAGTCGGCGGTGGCAGCGTGCTCAAGGTTCCTTGACGATCACAGGGTCCTCGTGGAGCCCGCCTGCGGTGTCTCCCTCTCGGCCCTGTACGAAAACACGCCCCTCCTCGGCGACGCCGGTACTGTTCTCGTGGTCGTCTGCGGGGGCATCGGCATCAGCGCGGCGAAGCTCAGGAACCTGGAGGCCAGGTTCGGCCTTTCCTGACATCCGCAATGCCAGTCCCATAACGGCGGGGTTGCCTCCGGAACACCGGGGAGACCCCGCTTTTTTTCATCTTCCGGGCCATCGTCTCCCGCATGATCGACAAGGAAAAATCCTGACGCCACCGGCAAAATACGGGAAAAGCGCATTCCGCTCCACGAAAAAGGGGCGGAGGATCAGCCGTTCGATGTTCTGCTGAAATACCAGTTCCGGAATTCCTCTTCGGAAAGGGGCGGTGAAACGCCGTATCCCTGGGCGATGTCGCAGCCCATCTCCCGGAGCATCCCTAAAGTGGACCCGGTTGTCAAGACAAAAAATCATTGGATTTTTAACTCATGCGAGAAATAATTGCGACTATTTAATGTTAACCTTTCGAGCCGTTCCCCCCGAGTACACCTCCCAAGGTGTCTGATAGTTCAAAGCCTGATGGGGACGTCGATGATTATAATACTCGATGTACTCCGCCGTCGAGCGGCGGGCTTCACGGGGACTCTCGTACTCCTTCAGATACACCTCCTCCTGCTTGTAGCTCCTCCAGAATCTTTCCGTGAAGATGTTGTCCATGCAACGCCCCCTTCCGTCCATGCTGATAGCGATACTTTCGCTCTCGGTGCGGATCCGGTCGATATAGAGGGTGCTCGTGTACTGGCTTCCCTGATCGCTGTTGATGATCCTCGGACGGGCGATCCTGAAGGCGTCCTCCAGCGCCTCGACCACGAATCCCGCCGCGAGCGAATCCGAAAAGGCCCACGAGACCACGTACCGCGAATACCAGTCCAGAAACACCGTCAGATACATGAATCCGCCCTTGAGCCGCACATAGGTCACGTCGGTTCCCCACGTGTGGTTCGGATGGTCGATGGCCACTCCCCGCAGAAGATAGGGGAACTTCGGACTCTCGCCGCCCGCGCTCAGTCTCGGACCGGGGTATATCGCCAGGATGCCCATGTCTCTCATGAGACGCTGAACCCGCTTGCGCGATACGGGCACCCCTCCCCGCGACAACGCCGCCTGCATCCTCCTGGAGCCGTAGCACGGCTGGTCGGTGTGAATCTCGTCGATCCGCCTGCGGAGCAGCAGTTCCTCCTCCGAGAGACGCGCGGGAACGTAATAGAGTCCGGTTCTGTTCAGTCCGAGCAGCCAGGATTGCCATGAGAGGGGGAAATCCCTGTCCTCCCGGTCCACCAGCGCTCTTCGCTCATGAAGAGAAAGAGCCGACACCGCATTTTTTTTTGAGCCACTCGAGCTGCATGGAGAGCAGCCCGACTTGTTTATAGAGGTCGTTTATCGTGGTTTCCTTCTCTATTTCCTCCGCGCTCTTCTTTCGGGGATCGGCGAACAGGCCCGGCAATCCTTCGGTGACCGTCCTTTTCCAGTTTTGGAGTACGGTGTGATGGATTTTATGCCTGGCCGCGATCTGGCTGAGCGTTTCCTCTTCCCTGAGCAGCTCGAGCACAACTTTTGCCTTGAATTCCGACGAAAAGTTCCGACGCGTTACCATGGTTTAGAGCTTAACCTCCCCCCGTTTTTTTGTCTTAATTTCGGGGTCCATTATACCCAAAGGTCTCCTCCGACTCGACCCCCTCCACCACCACCTCCATCCCGAGGGCGTGAGCGAGGCGCACCGCCGCGTCGATGATATGGCGGGCGCCGTCGTCGGAGCGGAGATTCCGGACAAAAGACTGGTCCACCTTGATCACCGTGGCCGGGAAACGGGAAAGATACTGCAGGGAGGAGTACCCCGTGCCGAAATCGTCGATGGAGATGACCACCCGCACATCGGAAAAGCGCTTCAGCACGTCGATAGCGTGCTGCGGATCCTCCATGATGGCGCTTTCGGTTATTTCCAGCTCGAGACTTTCTCCGTCAAGGCCCCTTCGGTTGATGGCTTCGATGATCATCTCACCGAACCGGGGTGACGATAGGTCCCTGGCCGACACGTTCACAGCGAGAGACAGAACGATCCCCTCCTTCCTCCACCGGACGACCTGGTCCAGGGCCGCATTGGCCACCCACTCCGTCAGGGCGTTCATCAGGTTGCTCTTCTCCGCCTGGGGGACGAAGGAGGCAGGATACACCAGCCCCCGGAGGGGGTGCCCCCACCGCAGCAGGGATTCCGCCCCCATCACCCGGCCGTCTCTCATGGACACTTTCGGCTGGTAGTGGAGCAGCAACTCTCCCTTCTCCATGGCGCCCTTCAACGCGCCGAGCATCTCCAGGTTTTCCGCGATGGTTCCGTCAAGCTCACTGTCATAGAGCAGGTTTTCCTGCCCTCTTCGTCCCGCGGAATGGGCGGCGATATCCGCCTTCCGGAGCGCGGAGTGGCCGTCCTCCCCGTTGTTCTCGAGCATCACGCAGCCCGCGACTGCTTCCACGTGCAGGGACATGTCCGGCAGAACGAAGGGCTCCTTCATAGCCGCAGAGATACGGTCCATCTCATCCCGGGCCTCCTCCGCCCCTCCGCAGGGCAGGATCACCGACAGCTCGCCCGGCTGGGTGCTGAAAACGGGAACCCCGTGCGGGAAGAGACCCTGCAGGCGGTCATGCATCTGCACCATGATTTCGTCCGTAATCCGGACTCCGAAAGTGGCCCCCACCTCCATGAGGTTTTCGGCGAAAACGGCGAAAAGGGCGGAAGAAGTCGTTCCAGCTTCCCCGCCTTCTTTTGCCGATGCCTCGATGTATTCCATGAGAGCGACCCTGTTGGGAAGCCGGGTGAAGGGGTCGTGCCGGGCCAGCCATTCGTTCTCCCTGAGCTGGCGCCGGAGCATTTCCACCGCAACCCCGTTGAACAGGCCGATCAGGGTAAAGAGCCCCGTCCGGTAGAGCCAGTTCATCAGAAGCTGGGGCTCGCCGGTGGCTGTTTCGATGGGCATGAAGGGACCGAGGACAAACCCACCGGCAAGGCCGGCAAGAACGCCTCCCCGGGCGCCGAAAATAAACCCCGCCAGGAGAATGGGGATGTACATGGAATGGGAGTAGACGTACTTGATGCCCCCCGTTGCAAGGACAAGGGTGTAAACTCCGAGGTTCAGGGCGGCGAGAAACAGAATCATGAGCGCCTTGTTCCGGAAGTGCCTTTCAAGCCATCGGAAAAATGCGGACAGGGACAAAGTATCGGTCACCTCCTCCTTCGGGAAGCCAGGACACGCTAAAAGTTGCACAAAAATTCTGTCAAAGTGCAAGGCAATACTATCACGGGGAAGGTTTTTGGAGAAGGGAACAGGGTGGGCTGTTCCAGGGACAATAAATTTATTAATTTATTATTTATATTAAAGTAACTTTTGATTAAATATATTTTTCTCTCCTGCCCCTTGACAAGGCGGACAAAAAGCTGTATCGTGCACGAAACTTTCGGGGAAAGGAGAGGCATACCGATGATTTCCAGGAAAAACGCAACCTTCGTGTTTGAATTCGCGTTTAGCTGCGACCAGGGATATTATTATCCCCTGGTCTGTCCTGTTCTGGAAACCGATCGACGGCTTGCTTCTCAAAGCTTCGGGGGATAAAAGGTCAGCAGCACAGGCACAACGACCGCCCCCCGAGGGGGGAAAAAGAAAGAACAGCAAAGACCGGATCCGGTTTCCAGCCGAGATCCGGTCTTTTTTATTTTCACACCACACAAAAAGGGGCGTGCAGGCAATGAAGAGAATCCATCCGGCGAAAAAGATCACGGGAACGGTAACCCTCCCGGGCGACAAGTCCATATCCCACAGGGCGGCGCTGCTCGGGGCCGTCTCGGTGGACGGAGTCACGGTGCACAACTTCTCCGACGGGGCGGACTGCGCGTCCACCCTCTCCTGTCTCGAAAAGGCGGGGGCGGATATTCACAGAAAGGGAACAACCCTCTCCGTCTCCGCTCCTTCGGGCCTGGCCTCCCCCTCCTCGGCGCTGGACGCCGGCAATTCGGGGACGACGGCCCGGACACTCTGCGGCCTCCTGGCGGGGAAACCAGGCGTCAGGGCCACCATTACGGGGGATGCCAGCCTGTCGAAACGGCCCATGCTCCGGATCGTGAAGCCCCTCCAGTCCGTGGGAGCCTCCATCGACGGTCCCGAAGGCGGAGCCTCCCTCCCCCTGGAAGTATCCGGAAAACGTCTCCGGGGAGCCACCCACGTCCTCGAAACGGCAAGCGCCCAGGTCAAGACCGCCCTGCTCCTGGCGGGCCTCTCCTCCGACGAGCCCACCACCGTCATCGAACCCCTCGCCTCCAGGGACCACACGGAACGGATGCTCGCCCATCTCGGAATCCCCCTCTACATCGACGGACACTCCATCACCATGGCCCCCTCAAGACCCCTCAGGGTCGCAGAATGGACCATCCCCGGCGACTTCTCCTCAGCGGCCTTCTGGATCGTTGCGGCGGCCATCCTTCCCGACTCGTCCATCTCCCTTCCCGGCGTGGGGCTGAACCCCACCCGCACCGGCCTTCTCCGGGTTCTCGAGCGCATGGGGCTTGCCTTCTCCGTGGAGCGGTCGGGACTGTGGGGCGGCGAGCCCGCCGGCACCATCACCGTTCACTCCAGCAGGCTCCGGGCGACGGAGGTCTCCGGCGCCGAGATCCCCCAGCTCATCGACGAGCTTCCCATCCTCGCCGTGGCGGCGGCCCTGGCCGAAGGCACCACGGAGATACGGGACGCCATGGAGCTCCGCTTCAAGGAAAGCGACCGGATCGTGGCGGTGGCCAAAGGACTCTCGGCTTTGGGAGCGAAGGTGACGGAGCTCGAGGACGGGTGGAGGATCACAGGACCCTCCAGGCTCTCGGGCGGCACGGTCTCCGCCTCGGGAGACCACCGGGTGGCCATGGCCCTCGCCGTGGCGGCCCTCGCCGCCGACGGCCCCGTGGACATCGAGGACCCGGAGTGCGCGGCCATCTCCTACCCGGGCTTCTTCTCCACCCTTGACCATCTCACCGGGAGGTGCGGCTGAGCATGGCCTGGAGATTCCTCACCAGCGGAGAGTCCCACGGCAGGGGACTTCTCGTGGTGGTTGACGGGCTTCCCGCAGGGCTTTCCGTCTCCCGGGACGACCTCTCCGGCGTCATGGCCCGGCGGAGGCGCGGATTCGGCAGGGGTGGCAGAAAGAACGTGGAGCGGGATGAACTCACTCTCTGGGGAGGGATCCGGAACGGTCTCACCACGGGCGGCCCCGTGGGAATCTCCATCGATAACGCGGAATGGGAGCACTGGGACGTCGTGATGAACCCCTGGAGCATCTCCCCAGCCGCCGAGAAGGAAAAGGCCGTCACGGCGCCCAGGCCGGGCCACGCCGATCTCTCCGGGAGCATCAAATTCGGCGTGGAGAACATGCGCAATATCCTGGAACGGGCCAGCGCCCGCACCACCGCTCCCCGGACACTCGCCGGAGCCCTTGCGGCCCTCGTCCTGAAGGAGCTCGGCGTCACCGTCCGCAGTGCCGTGGACTCCATCGGCGGTGTGGCAGCGGCCCTCCCGGCGGGCGATGATGAATGGCGGCGGGCCGCCCTCTCGGACCTCGGCGTCGCCCGGGAGGAGGACGAGCTCCCCCTGAAGGCCCGCATCACCGCCGCGGCGGAACAGGAAACCAGCCTCGGGGGAACCTTCGTGGTCTCCGTCACCGGCCTTCCGGCAGGCATCGGCTCCTTCACCGAATGGGACGGCAGGCTGGACGGACGACTTGCCGGGGCCCTCATGGCCATCCCCGCAGTCAAGGGAGTGGAAGTCGGCGACGGGTTCCGCAGCGCGGCTCGTGCCGGGCGGGATGTCCACGACCCCATTTTCGTGGAGGACGG
Above is a genomic segment from Aminivibrio sp. containing:
- the aroA gene encoding 3-phosphoshikimate 1-carboxyvinyltransferase, encoding MKRIHPAKKITGTVTLPGDKSISHRAALLGAVSVDGVTVHNFSDGADCASTLSCLEKAGADIHRKGTTLSVSAPSGLASPSSALDAGNSGTTARTLCGLLAGKPGVRATITGDASLSKRPMLRIVKPLQSVGASIDGPEGGASLPLEVSGKRLRGATHVLETASAQVKTALLLAGLSSDEPTTVIEPLASRDHTERMLAHLGIPLYIDGHSITMAPSRPLRVAEWTIPGDFSSAAFWIVAAAILPDSSISLPGVGLNPTRTGLLRVLERMGLAFSVERSGLWGGEPAGTITVHSSRLRATEVSGAEIPQLIDELPILAVAAALAEGTTEIRDAMELRFKESDRIVAVAKGLSALGAKVTELEDGWRITGPSRLSGGTVSASGDHRVAMALAVAALAADGPVDIEDPECAAISYPGFFSTLDHLTGRCG
- a CDS encoding transposase; translated protein: MVTRRNFSSEFKAKVVLELLREEETLSQIAARHKIHHTVLQNWKRTVTEGLPGLFADPRKKSAEEIEKETTINDLYKQVGLLSMQLEWLKKKCGVGSFSS
- a CDS encoding IS3 family transposase, producing MSALSLHERRALVDREDRDFPLSWQSWLLGLNRTGLYYVPARLSEEELLLRRRIDEIHTDQPCYGSRRMQAALSRGGVPVSRKRVQRLMRDMGILAIYPGPRLSAGGESPKFPYLLRGVAIDHPNHTWGTDVTYVRLKGGFMYLTVFLDWYSRYVVSWAFSDSLAAGFVVEALEDAFRIARPRIINSDQGSQYTSTLYIDRIRTESESIAISMDGRGRCMDNIFTERFWRSYKQEEVYLKEYESPREARRSTAEYIEYYNHRRPHQALNYQTPWEVYSGGTARKVNIK
- a CDS encoding bifunctional diguanylate cyclase/phosphodiesterase; protein product: MTDTLSLSAFFRWLERHFRNKALMILFLAALNLGVYTLVLATGGIKYVYSHSMYIPILLAGFIFGARGGVLAGLAGGFVLGPFMPIETATGEPQLLMNWLYRTGLFTLIGLFNGVAVEMLRRQLRENEWLARHDPFTRLPNRVALMEYIEASAKEGGEAGTTSSALFAVFAENLMEVGATFGVRITDEIMVQMHDRLQGLFPHGVPVFSTQPGELSVILPCGGAEEARDEMDRISAAMKEPFVLPDMSLHVEAVAGCVMLENNGEDGHSALRKADIAAHSAGRRGQENLLYDSELDGTIAENLEMLGALKGAMEKGELLLHYQPKVSMRDGRVMGAESLLRWGHPLRGLVYPASFVPQAEKSNLMNALTEWVANAALDQVVRWRKEGIVLSLAVNVSARDLSSPRFGEMIIEAINRRGLDGESLELEITESAIMEDPQHAIDVLKRFSDVRVVISIDDFGTGYSSLQYLSRFPATVIKVDQSFVRNLRSDDGARHIIDAAVRLAHALGMEVVVEGVESEETFGYNGPRN
- a CDS encoding M20 family metallopeptidase; the encoded protein is SDRIIQWRRALHATPEIGFNTPVTEKFIVDELEKMGVDEIRHGNGMRGIVALIKGNKPGKVLGIRADYDALNMTEDTGLPFAATNGNMHACGHDAHAAMLLGTAKILTECRDELQGTVKLIFQPSEEDGRGAPAMIEDGLFENPAMDGIIGLHIGSLWKGFKAGEAGYRFGALMAASDWFTVTFEGKGGHGATPHLTVDPVAMACQAVNLLQLVVSRETSPLDSAVITVGTIQGGTMPNIIAPSCTIRGTIRSLSPETRKNLENRLKTICTDVAEALRGKASITYTYGPPPLINDRGMTEKMKAAMEDILGADMVHEVAEPTMGGEDMAFFQEKVPGSFFFLPATFGDERDYPHHHPKFDLNESVFWIGPAVMAKYALTWQ
- the aroC gene encoding chorismate synthase: MAWRFLTSGESHGRGLLVVVDGLPAGLSVSRDDLSGVMARRRRGFGRGGRKNVERDELTLWGGIRNGLTTGGPVGISIDNAEWEHWDVVMNPWSISPAAEKEKAVTAPRPGHADLSGSIKFGVENMRNILERASARTTAPRTLAGALAALVLKELGVTVRSAVDSIGGVAAALPAGDDEWRRAALSDLGVAREEDELPLKARITAAAEQETSLGGTFVVSVTGLPAGIGSFTEWDGRLDGRLAGALMAIPAVKGVEVGDGFRSAARAGRDVHDPIFVEDGRWTRKTNHAGGIEGGMSTGQEIVIRAAMKPIPTMRKGLLSFDTVSGKPSAAHSERSDVCAVPAACVVGEAMTAWVVGSMAAEQFGSDRMQDLKERFEAYRKHAERWNLHDCMPS
- a CDS encoding pyridoxal-phosphate dependent enzyme; protein product: MALHRETPLLESVPLGAVSGRRVFLKMENMQPAGSFKLRGIGRVCEEAVKSGAVRFISPSGGNAGYAAAWAGRELGVCTTVIVPVTTSEEAKNAIAALGAEVIVSGESWKESNELALAMAGEDPKSKYIHAFDDPVMWGGHGTLVDEAAKQGPKPDAVVLSVGGGGLLCGVAAGMDRNGWGKVPVLACETEGAASFAAAVAAGEIVELESITSVATSLGARAVAPAALELTRNHRITPYVVPDESAVAACSRFLDDHRVLVEPACGVSLSALYENTPLLGDAGTVLVVVCGGIGISAAKLRNLEARFGLS